The Clostridium aceticum genomic interval TCTACTTCTTTAATAGCCTTTATAGGGCAAACAGCATGGAAGGAGCTTTTTGTTTTTAACCTATAAAAAAAATTAGCAATCTGTAGAAAAGGGAAGGGAGGCAAATGATATTCTTTTTTTAGGCGATACTTTAAGATATCAAAAAGGCTAGCGTAGGGACAGTCTGCAACATAAAAAGACACCCTAGTATCTATCTCAGCATGTTGTAATAATATAGCAGCTCCCATAGATTCTCCGTGGACACCTATTTTACAGTAATCACCATGCCTTTGAAAAACCCAGTCGATCCAAGCTTTTAGATCATACTTTTCATAAAAACCATAGGTGGTAGTGCTCCCACCGCTTTTTCCATGGTTTCTATGGTCATAAAGTAAAACATTGAAGTCTCTTTTTAAGTACAACGCCATATACTTAACACATCCGTAGAGAGTATAGGTGATACCATGGCACAAGATGATGGTTTTTTTAGATCCTTCCCTAGGAAAGTAAAGACCGTAGAGATTATATCCATAGGGAGACTTTATAACAACTTCTTCTTTATGTAAACCTTGAAAAGTAGCTTCATTTATTCTACCAGCCTCTACTTCCGCATGATAGGTTTCTTCTGGAGAGAGGGTCTTGGGATAAAGAACAATGGTAGATAGATAAAAACTAATGCCTATAATCAGCAGCAGAAGAATAGTTAAAACAGATAACAGAAAAATCAATAATAAAACCTCCTTAGATTTTTACATAAACTCATAAATAAAATGTTATAATCATTAGTGTTAACTTAAGTCATGCTTTGTCATTTCAAGATCCTTCGCTATGCTCAGGGTGACAAATTGGGAGGGGTTTTGGAAATAATTAGCTTAAGTTAATATCTATGATATTATAATAAAAAAATAAAAATAACAACTACAATGATACATGTCTTAGGAGGAAAAATAATGCCCTATACTTATATGTTGCGATGTGCTGATGAAACCTTTTATACTGGATGGACCACAGATTTGTATAAAAGATTAAAGGTTCATAATGAAGGAAAAGGTGCCCGATATACAAGGGGAAGAGGCCCTGTAAAGCTGGTGTATTGGGAAATCTACAGTAATCGCAGCGATGCACAAAAAAGAGAAGCTAGTTTAAGACGACTTAAGCGACAAGAGAAGGAAGATCTAGTAAAATCCTTCCAACAAACCAACTGCCTGCAGATACCATAGCCCTATAAAAAAATTCTAAATTTTGTAAGAAGATGTTCACAGAAGGGTATAAATATGATACAATAAGCATACGAACATATGTTTTGTGAGGACCATAAAAATTGAAAGGGAATAGGTTGATGAAGAGGAATAAAAGTGAGTTAGAAAGATTAAGAAAAAAACTAAATGATGCCTTAAGTGCTACTGGAGGAAAGGTAACAAGCGACATTATAAAAACAAGTCAGAAACTAGATACCTTGATAGTTAGAGAGATTAAGTCACATATATGTGATGAGAAAAAAAGAAAAGCGTAGAAATACTTTGATATCCTTAGAAAAAATCCTCAAAAGGAGGATTTTTTCTAAGGAGTTTTTAATTTCTATTATTCACCAGCTGGAGGAGTGAAGGTTCTTTGGGCTAATTCGCTATCTAACATATAGATGGCATGATCATTTTCTCCAATTCGCTTAAGTTTGTTAATAATGCCAGTCATAGTAGCTTCTTCCTCTACTTGCTCATCAATAAACCAGTTTAAGAAGCTAACACAAGCATAATTTTTTTCCTGTACAGCTAGGTCCATCAAATGGTTAATTCTACTGGTAACAAATTCCTCGTGTTTTAAGGCATCTGTAAATACTTCTAATACAGAAGCAAAATCATTTTTAGGATCTTCAAAACCATAAACTAAAGTACGACCACCTAATTCACTGATGAAATTAAAGAACTTCATAGCGTGGAATCTCTCTTCTTCAGCTTGTACAATAAAGAAGTTTGCGAAACCGTCTAGATCTAAATCTTTACAGTAAGCCGCCATAGCCAAATAATAGTTAGCAGAGGCAAACTCATATTTTACTTGAAGATTAAATTCTTTTGCTAAGTTTTCTGATATCATAAATAACCCTCCTAAATTTTTGAAAATTTTATTGCTCTTATAAAATATTATAAAAGATTGTTGTAAGAATAACAATAATATTTACCAATACATACATTTTTTATTGTAAACATCTTGTAAAGGACTTATTTATTATTTACACCAAATTATATAAAATAAACATTAATTTCATTTTTTGTCTAAACTTTTCCTCGGTTAATATAAGTTTTGATGGTTTTCAACGGTTTTTTTCCTACGCCAAAAAAGATATAATAGGGACAAGAAGAATTAAGGAGGAGAATCATGGCTTATAAATTATTAGCAACAGATATGGACGGAACTTTGCTGATGGATAACAAGGTCTTGTCTAAGGAAAATATAGAGGCTTTGAAAAAAGCAAAGGAAGCAGGTATAGAAATCGTCATTTGTACTGGAAGACCTTATGTTACGGTAAAGCCTTATTTAGATAAACTAGGTTTTGATTGTTGGGTTGTTACAAACAATGGTGCTGTTATTAGAAACAAAGAAGGCAAAATTATCTCAGTAGTCTATATGAAATCCCAGGCCTTAGATGAAACCATCAAACTTCTGGAAGAAGAGAAAGTATATTATCATGTATCGGATGAAAAATATACCTTTATAAAAAGCAGGAGAGATAGAATTCATTTTATTAAGAAGTTTATATTGCAAACGGAAACCTCCTATTGGAAGGCAACTTTATTAGCACCTTGGATTGTACTATGCAGAGGAAATCATAAAAAAGTTAAGTTCTCTACTT includes:
- a CDS encoding alpha/beta hydrolase produces the protein MIFLLSVLTILLLLIIGISFYLSTIVLYPKTLSPEETYHAEVEAGRINEATFQGLHKEEVVIKSPYGYNLYGLYFPREGSKKTIILCHGITYTLYGCVKYMALYLKRDFNVLLYDHRNHGKSGGSTTTYGFYEKYDLKAWIDWVFQRHGDYCKIGVHGESMGAAILLQHAEIDTRVSFYVADCPYASLFDILKYRLKKEYHLPPFPFLQIANFFYRLKTKSSFHAVCPIKAIKEVDTPIFFVHGAEDSYIPSSMTTAMYHTKKGAKKLYLAPNAGHVKAYWHNQEEYDTLLHDFFTEIGL
- a CDS encoding GIY-YIG nuclease family protein; its protein translation is MPYTYMLRCADETFYTGWTTDLYKRLKVHNEGKGARYTRGRGPVKLVYWEIYSNRSDAQKREASLRRLKRQEKEDLVKSFQQTNCLQIP
- a CDS encoding Spo0E family sporulation regulatory protein-aspartic acid phosphatase, with protein sequence MKRNKSELERLRKKLNDALSATGGKVTSDIIKTSQKLDTLIVREIKSHICDEKKRKA
- a CDS encoding ferritin, with protein sequence MISENLAKEFNLQVKYEFASANYYLAMAAYCKDLDLDGFANFFIVQAEEERFHAMKFFNFISELGGRTLVYGFEDPKNDFASVLEVFTDALKHEEFVTSRINHLMDLAVQEKNYACVSFLNWFIDEQVEEEATMTGIINKLKRIGENDHAIYMLDSELAQRTFTPPAGE
- a CDS encoding Cof-type HAD-IIB family hydrolase, translated to MAYKLLATDMDGTLLMDNKVLSKENIEALKKAKEAGIEIVICTGRPYVTVKPYLDKLGFDCWVVTNNGAVIRNKEGKIISVVYMKSQALDETIKLLEEEKVYYHVSDEKYTFIKSRRDRIHFIKKFILQTETSYWKATLLAPWIVLCRGNHKKVKFSTFVSQGGRAASIFILSEDKEELQNLKKKIQKIKSIKDIDITSSGWNNVEVLDAEATKGKALEKIAEVINIKKEEIIAVGDNLNDLSMIQYAGLGVAMKNGEKEVIEAADWVTTTNEEHGIAHLVKHVIEKEGTTA